Proteins encoded together in one Kutzneria kofuensis window:
- a CDS encoding alpha/beta hydrolase, translated as MQWFRRDILRRTGVVALAVLASLLATTPAPAHETEPSCQDLDIPVSVPLLGHQVMHGRLCGPPGARTVQVLVPGATYNSSYWDIRLTPEIHSYQLAMSRTGYATFAVDRLGTGGSSRPIGVLLTSTGQASAVHQVIQALRSGSGGPRFDKVILGGHSQGSATVILEAGTYHDADAVLITGLTHHPNPVNALVIAASLIPAPQDPALAGRGLDASYVTTRPGTRYAAFFRPAPPDPAVEAYDEATKDVIAVGEVLDAAALGVLLPYSRKITVPVMLVVADHDGPFCGWPLGADCSSTEALLRSESPYYSAAANLHTFVLPGYGHSINYAPNAPDYFRAVAQWADRVTGR; from the coding sequence GTGCAGTGGTTTCGTCGCGACATCCTGCGCCGCACCGGCGTGGTGGCCCTCGCGGTCCTCGCGTCGCTGCTGGCGACAACACCCGCGCCGGCCCATGAGACCGAGCCCAGCTGTCAGGACCTCGACATCCCGGTGTCCGTGCCCCTGCTCGGCCACCAGGTCATGCACGGCAGGCTGTGCGGGCCGCCGGGCGCCCGGACCGTGCAGGTGCTGGTGCCCGGCGCCACCTACAACAGCTCGTACTGGGACATCAGGCTCACGCCCGAGATCCACTCCTACCAGCTGGCGATGAGTCGGACCGGCTACGCCACCTTTGCCGTGGACCGACTGGGCACCGGCGGCAGTTCTCGGCCGATAGGCGTGCTGCTGACCTCCACCGGCCAGGCCTCCGCGGTGCACCAGGTGATTCAGGCACTGCGGTCCGGCTCCGGGGGACCGCGGTTCGACAAGGTGATCCTTGGCGGGCACTCGCAAGGATCCGCGACCGTCATCCTCGAGGCCGGCACCTACCACGACGCCGACGCCGTGCTGATCACCGGATTGACCCACCACCCGAACCCGGTGAACGCACTGGTCATCGCCGCCTCGCTGATCCCGGCCCCGCAGGACCCGGCGCTGGCCGGGCGGGGCCTGGACGCCAGCTACGTGACCACCAGGCCCGGCACCCGCTACGCGGCGTTCTTCAGGCCGGCGCCGCCGGACCCGGCGGTCGAGGCCTACGACGAAGCCACCAAGGACGTCATCGCAGTCGGAGAGGTGCTGGACGCCGCCGCGCTGGGGGTCCTGCTCCCGTACTCGCGGAAGATCACCGTGCCGGTCATGCTCGTCGTGGCCGATCACGACGGCCCCTTCTGCGGCTGGCCCCTCGGCGCGGACTGTTCCTCGACCGAGGCACTGCTCCGGTCGGAGTCGCCGTACTACTCCGCGGCCGCGAACCTGCACACCTTCGTGCTGCCCGGCTATGGCCACTCGATCAACTACGCGCCCAACGCCCCCGACTACTTCCGGGCGGTCGCGCAGTGGGCCGACCGCGTGACCGGCCGTTGA